A single window of Halobacillus naozhouensis DNA harbors:
- the dnaX gene encoding DNA polymerase III subunit gamma/tau, with the protein MSYQALYRVWRPRNFEDVVGQTHITRTLQNAIEQDKFSHAYLFSGPRGTGKTSAAKIFAKAVNCEHAPVKEPCNECSACLGIQDGSISDVIEIDAASNNGVEQIREIRDKVKYAPSAVSYKVYIIDEVHMLSMGAFNALLKTLEEPPRHVIFILATTEPHKIPLTIISRCQRFDFKRITQQAMVERMEKITSAEGLSIAHEALEVVALTAEGGMRDALSLLDQAISYSEEEVTIDDVLAVTGSVSQATLAEVIQALDKKEIREALETVDHLIQQGKDPGRFVFDLIYYLRDILLFQSAPDLQHNLERAIPDDFFRQLSEELNAVWIQRTIRELNKCQQEMKWTTSPKVFIEIALLNIAGTQEAAPNTADSTAVKQLTHKLEQMEKELAQIKANPPAAASQGGQPQKSQKRAPARTGRNGYNVPYDRIRMVLNEASKEELKKVQGQWADFMERLKQTNAPAHATLLNSKPSAASSKALILAFRYDIHCSLALEHQKTIEPLLTEFTGKPLVIIPIPQANWKELREEYVRKQKNTNEDEDGDESEVKEEDDPLISEARKLAGDNIIEIHD; encoded by the coding sequence ATGAGCTATCAGGCACTATATCGAGTCTGGCGCCCAAGAAATTTTGAGGATGTCGTTGGACAAACTCATATTACACGCACACTGCAAAATGCAATTGAGCAAGACAAGTTTTCTCATGCGTATCTGTTTTCGGGACCACGAGGAACAGGGAAGACCAGTGCTGCGAAAATTTTTGCAAAGGCCGTAAACTGTGAGCATGCCCCAGTTAAAGAGCCATGTAATGAATGCTCAGCCTGCCTTGGTATCCAGGATGGATCTATTTCGGATGTCATTGAAATTGATGCAGCCTCAAACAATGGTGTTGAGCAAATTCGTGAAATTCGAGACAAGGTCAAATATGCTCCCAGTGCGGTTTCATATAAGGTGTATATTATTGACGAGGTGCATATGCTCTCAATGGGTGCATTTAACGCCCTTTTAAAGACGTTAGAAGAACCCCCTCGACATGTTATTTTTATTCTGGCAACAACGGAACCTCATAAGATTCCTTTGACCATTATTTCTAGATGTCAACGCTTCGACTTTAAACGAATCACCCAGCAGGCAATGGTTGAAAGGATGGAAAAAATCACATCCGCTGAGGGGTTAAGTATTGCACACGAAGCTCTTGAAGTTGTCGCCTTAACGGCTGAAGGCGGCATGCGAGATGCCCTGAGTTTACTGGATCAGGCTATTTCCTACAGTGAGGAAGAAGTTACAATAGATGATGTCCTGGCTGTAACAGGGTCGGTATCACAAGCGACATTGGCAGAGGTAATTCAGGCACTTGATAAGAAGGAAATAAGAGAAGCACTGGAAACTGTCGATCACTTGATTCAGCAAGGAAAAGACCCCGGCCGGTTTGTTTTTGATTTGATATACTACTTGCGGGACATTCTTTTATTCCAAAGTGCTCCTGATTTACAGCATAACCTGGAGCGTGCCATTCCTGATGACTTTTTCCGGCAGCTATCCGAAGAATTGAACGCGGTTTGGATTCAACGTACGATTCGCGAGTTAAACAAATGCCAGCAGGAAATGAAATGGACGACGAGTCCAAAAGTGTTTATTGAAATTGCTTTGCTTAATATTGCAGGGACACAGGAAGCTGCCCCCAACACTGCTGATTCGACAGCTGTTAAGCAATTGACTCATAAACTTGAACAAATGGAAAAAGAACTGGCCCAGATCAAAGCAAATCCTCCTGCAGCAGCCAGTCAAGGGGGACAGCCCCAAAAGTCACAAAAGCGAGCCCCTGCAAGAACTGGACGAAACGGTTATAATGTACCATATGACCGAATTAGAATGGTACTTAATGAAGCTTCTAAAGAAGAATTGAAGAAAGTGCAAGGGCAATGGGCTGATTTTATGGAAAGATTGAAGCAGACCAACGCACCAGCACACGCAACATTACTTAACAGTAAACCAAGTGCCGCTTCATCAAAGGCCCTGATTCTAGCTTTTCGATATGATATTCATTGTTCGCTGGCTCTTGAACATCAAAAAACGATTGAACCATTGCTGACAGAATTTACAGGAAAACCGCTGGTGATTATTCCGATTCCTCAAGCGAATTGGAAAGAGCTGCGGGAGGAATACGTTAGAAAACAAAAGAACACCAATGAGGATGAAGACGGGGATGAGTCTGAGGTAAAGGAAGAAGATGACCCGCTTATATCCGAAGCAAGAAAGCTAGCTGGCGATAATATCATTGAAATTCATGACTAA
- a CDS encoding YbaB/EbfC family nucleoid-associated protein, whose translation MRGGGNMNNMMKQMQKMQKKMMKAQEELHEETFEATAGGGMVKVVANGKKEVTDVEIDEEVVDPDDVEMLQDLIIAATNDVLKQVEDKTNDTMGQFTKGMPGGMF comes from the coding sequence ATGCGTGGTGGAGGAAATATGAACAATATGATGAAACAAATGCAGAAGATGCAAAAGAAAATGATGAAGGCTCAAGAAGAGCTTCATGAAGAGACTTTCGAAGCAACAGCAGGCGGAGGTATGGTTAAAGTTGTAGCTAACGGGAAAAAGGAAGTAACAGATGTAGAGATTGATGAAGAAGTTGTCGACCCTGATGATGTAGAAATGCTTCAGGACTTAATTATTGCAGCGACAAATGATGTACTCAAGCAAGTTGAAGACAAAACAAATGATACTATGGGACAATTCACGAAAGGTATGCCTGGAGGAATGTTCTAG
- the recR gene encoding recombination mediator RecR: MYYPEPISKLIDSFTKLPGIGPKTAVRLAFFVLEMEEDDVLDFAKSLVSAKRELTHCSVCGQITDNDPCSICQDDSRDSSVICVVQDPKDVIAMEKMKEFSGKYHVLHGAISPMDGIGPEDINVSSLINRLKDEGVEELILATNPNVEGEATAMYISRLVKPSGIRMTRIAHGLPVGGDLEYADEVTLSKALEGRREL; the protein is encoded by the coding sequence ATGTATTACCCGGAACCTATTTCTAAGTTAATTGACAGTTTTACGAAGCTGCCAGGGATCGGCCCTAAGACGGCTGTCCGCCTGGCTTTTTTCGTCCTTGAAATGGAAGAGGACGACGTGCTTGATTTTGCTAAATCACTTGTCAGTGCGAAAAGAGAGCTTACCCATTGCTCGGTCTGCGGACAAATTACAGACAATGACCCATGTTCCATATGCCAGGATGATTCACGTGATTCATCTGTGATCTGTGTGGTGCAAGACCCTAAGGATGTGATTGCCATGGAGAAGATGAAGGAGTTCAGCGGGAAGTATCACGTTCTTCATGGAGCCATATCTCCAATGGATGGAATTGGGCCAGAGGATATTAATGTATCCAGCCTAATCAACCGCCTGAAGGATGAAGGTGTAGAAGAACTAATCCTCGCTACAAACCCCAACGTGGAGGGAGAAGCCACAGCCATGTATATATCAAGGCTGGTTAAGCCATCAGGGATCCGGATGACAAGGATTGCCCACGGCCTGCCTGTTGGCGGAGACTTAGAATATGCTGATGAAGTTACCCTGTCTAAAGCACTTGAAGGTCGAAGAGAACTGTAA
- a CDS encoding YaaL family protein, whose protein sequence is MVAIFSKKKTKKKKELDQQLLADIQKLKRDWETLERIIEHSVDPSEEGLLDLSVAKAKYFYLLREARKRNLNALS, encoded by the coding sequence GTGGTCGCCATTTTTAGTAAAAAGAAAACGAAGAAAAAAAAGGAACTTGATCAACAATTACTGGCAGACATTCAAAAGTTGAAACGAGATTGGGAAACACTGGAGCGAATAATTGAGCATAGTGTTGATCCAAGTGAGGAAGGGTTACTAGATTTATCGGTAGCGAAGGCAAAATACTTCTATTTATTAAGAGAGGCAAGGAAACGGAATTTAAATGCCTTGTCTTGA
- a CDS encoding pro-sigmaK processing inhibitor BofA family protein, with protein MDPVFVILIVGLSIPLLLIVGLPSSPVKWVGQALMRVVIAVVLLFFVNLFGAQFGLHVPINGFTAVISALLGIPGVISLTAIHLWVL; from the coding sequence ATGGATCCGGTGTTCGTGATTTTAATAGTAGGGTTATCCATTCCACTGTTACTGATCGTTGGTTTACCTTCTTCCCCTGTTAAATGGGTTGGACAAGCATTAATGAGAGTAGTCATTGCAGTGGTTCTTTTGTTTTTTGTGAACTTATTTGGTGCACAATTCGGATTGCATGTGCCTATTAACGGATTTACCGCTGTTATCTCTGCTCTGTTAGGAATACCCGGAGTGATTTCGTTAACAGCTATACATTTATGGGTGCTGTAG
- a CDS encoding sigma factor G inhibitor Gin, protein MKSTESCSICSKKTDDGIHLLQVYICRSCEKEMINTPTDDPKYQYFVQQMNKAHRSVIVS, encoded by the coding sequence ATGAAATCTACTGAAAGCTGCAGTATTTGTTCCAAGAAGACTGACGATGGGATTCATTTGTTACAAGTCTATATTTGCCGTTCGTGTGAAAAAGAAATGATAAATACTCCTACTGATGACCCTAAATATCAGTATTTTGTACAACAAATGAATAAGGCTCATCGTTCAGTCATTGTATCCTAG
- a CDS encoding aminotransferase class I/II-fold pyridoxal phosphate-dependent enzyme yields MNTSQDKTPLYSALLKLKEKSPYSFHVPGHKFGKVFSERGKVLFQSTLEMDATEITGLDDLHAAKGVIKEAQELASQFFESDNTYFLVNGTTSGILAAVMSVCRQGETVIVQRNCHKSILHGLELAGAKPVFLLPDYEENTGRYSGVTAELVNEALKQYPDTRAVFLTYPDYFGRVFDIKKVCEAVHNYKIPVVVDEAHGVHFKLGTPFPASSIDLGGDLIIQSAHKMAPAMTMASYLHVKGDRVDQSRLRYYLQVFQSSSPSYPLMASLDLARHYLASFEQADKGNLLTYIDGLRQVWSDASGYWRLLPTGYWDDPLKLTLEARGGLSGFQLAEVLEAQHMYPELATEKQVLLTTGLAPTVNLDKLQERLEEVNCRLKKQPISATINIDQPPYPRFQTLDIDYADMSLKPAEFVDWKDAVNRICAEAVVPYPPGIPFILKGERVSKEQETGVKSLLRQGTSFQNVHVERGIWVF; encoded by the coding sequence ATGAATACAAGTCAAGATAAAACGCCTCTTTATAGTGCTTTACTCAAATTGAAGGAGAAAAGTCCTTATTCCTTTCACGTTCCGGGTCACAAATTTGGCAAAGTATTTTCAGAGAGGGGAAAAGTGCTGTTTCAATCCACTTTAGAAATGGATGCTACGGAAATCACAGGACTGGATGATTTACATGCAGCTAAAGGTGTAATTAAAGAAGCTCAGGAATTGGCAAGTCAGTTTTTCGAAAGCGACAATACTTATTTTTTAGTCAATGGGACAACTTCAGGAATTTTAGCCGCAGTTATGTCTGTTTGTCGCCAGGGAGAAACAGTTATTGTTCAGCGAAATTGTCATAAATCTATTCTTCATGGCTTAGAACTAGCCGGAGCTAAGCCCGTGTTTTTGCTGCCTGATTATGAAGAAAATACGGGGCGTTACAGTGGGGTAACTGCCGAATTAGTCAATGAAGCATTGAAACAGTATCCAGATACCAGAGCTGTCTTTCTTACTTATCCAGATTACTTTGGCCGTGTTTTTGATATAAAAAAGGTATGTGAAGCTGTACATAACTATAAGATTCCAGTTGTTGTGGATGAGGCTCATGGTGTTCACTTTAAACTAGGAACGCCATTTCCTGCTTCATCGATAGACTTAGGCGGGGATTTAATTATTCAGTCGGCACACAAAATGGCTCCTGCCATGACAATGGCTTCCTATCTTCATGTGAAGGGAGATAGGGTGGACCAATCACGTCTCAGATATTATCTGCAAGTTTTTCAATCTAGCAGTCCGTCTTATCCGCTGATGGCCAGTCTGGATTTAGCCAGACATTATCTTGCTTCCTTTGAACAAGCTGATAAAGGTAACTTGTTAACTTACATTGACGGTCTTCGACAAGTTTGGTCAGACGCTTCTGGTTATTGGCGGTTGTTACCGACCGGATATTGGGACGACCCACTAAAACTTACGTTAGAGGCCCGTGGTGGTTTGTCAGGGTTTCAATTAGCAGAAGTACTTGAGGCTCAACATATGTATCCAGAACTTGCTACTGAAAAGCAGGTTTTATTAACAACCGGGCTGGCACCAACTGTTAACCTGGACAAGTTGCAAGAACGCTTGGAGGAGGTAAATTGCCGATTAAAAAAACAGCCGATAAGTGCTACAATAAATATAGATCAACCACCGTATCCAAGGTTTCAAACTTTAGACATCGACTATGCGGACATGTCTTTAAAACCCGCAGAATTTGTGGACTGGAAAGATGCCGTAAACCGAATTTGTGCAGAGGCTGTGGTGCCATACCCTCCAGGCATTCCATTTATTTTGAAAGGGGAACGTGTCTCAAAGGAACAGGAAACTGGTGTGAAATCGTTACTTCGTCAAGGGACAAGTTTTCAGAATGTGCATGTTGAACGTGGAATCTGGGTATTTTAA
- the tmk gene encoding dTMP kinase — MKGLFITFEGGEGAGKSTILKIIGEELTAKGYSVLETREPGGIQIAERIRDIILNTRHTMMDARTEALLYAAARRQHLVEKVLPAMEAGTIVLCDRFVDSSLAYQGAARGLGIDEVWKINEFAIAGCMPDLTLFFDIKPDQGLKRIAKNKEREKNRLDLEELEFHEKVYQAYHMLLEQNPDRMKHINAEQTVKQVKQDAMQELELFLS; from the coding sequence GTGAAGGGACTTTTTATTACATTTGAAGGCGGCGAGGGAGCCGGAAAATCGACCATACTTAAAATCATTGGAGAGGAACTGACAGCAAAGGGATATTCTGTGCTGGAAACAAGAGAGCCAGGCGGCATACAAATAGCCGAAAGAATACGGGACATCATTTTAAATACACGTCATACGATGATGGATGCGAGAACAGAAGCGCTGCTTTATGCCGCTGCCCGGCGCCAGCACTTAGTAGAAAAAGTTCTGCCAGCCATGGAGGCTGGAACCATTGTGTTGTGTGATCGCTTCGTTGATTCAAGCCTGGCGTATCAAGGCGCCGCCAGGGGATTAGGAATAGATGAAGTATGGAAAATAAACGAATTTGCTATCGCCGGATGTATGCCCGATCTGACCCTATTCTTTGATATCAAACCAGACCAGGGGTTAAAGCGGATTGCTAAGAATAAGGAACGAGAGAAAAATCGACTGGACCTTGAGGAGCTCGAGTTTCATGAAAAGGTGTATCAAGCTTATCACATGCTCCTTGAGCAAAATCCGGATCGAATGAAACACATAAATGCTGAACAAACAGTCAAACAGGTGAAGCAGGATGCGATGCAGGAGCTTGAACTATTTTTGTCATAA
- a CDS encoding cyclic-di-AMP receptor has product MKMIIAVVQDKDSNRLNDALAENQFKTTKLSTTGGFLREGNTTFMIGCDDEQVDDALNIIKRNCSQRDQMVAPISPMGGNADSYIPKPVKVEVGGATVFILPVDSFFQF; this is encoded by the coding sequence ATGAAAATGATTATTGCGGTCGTTCAGGATAAAGACAGTAATCGTTTAAATGATGCATTGGCGGAAAATCAATTTAAAACGACGAAGCTATCGACAACGGGTGGGTTCCTAAGAGAAGGAAATACCACATTTATGATTGGTTGTGATGATGAGCAGGTTGATGATGCTTTAAATATTATTAAGAGAAATTGCAGTCAGCGTGATCAGATGGTCGCCCCGATTTCACCAATGGGCGGGAATGCAGATTCATATATTCCTAAGCCTGTGAAGGTAGAGGTTGGCGGTGCAACTGTATTTATCCTCCCAGTTGATTCTTTCTTTCAGTTTTAA
- a CDS encoding YaaR family protein, whose translation MKITQDIFTQLDAAKKQTPQQMSGNTSFNQIVQTQTQQLQQNQLNKLLKNISAQGERIARFRSFRDLAKYKRLVKGFVEESVQYGMSLKHSHSFDWRGRSRKLTIVESIDQKLAELTESVMDQEKQSIDILGLIGEIKGLLINLYT comes from the coding sequence ATGAAGATTACCCAGGATATTTTCACCCAGCTCGATGCAGCTAAAAAGCAGACTCCTCAGCAAATGAGCGGGAATACAAGCTTTAATCAAATCGTGCAAACTCAAACCCAGCAATTACAGCAAAACCAACTTAACAAGCTGTTGAAAAATATTTCTGCCCAGGGAGAGCGAATAGCAAGGTTTCGTTCGTTTCGTGACCTTGCTAAATATAAGCGGTTGGTCAAAGGTTTTGTTGAGGAATCTGTTCAGTATGGGATGAGCTTAAAGCATAGTCATAGTTTTGATTGGCGGGGCCGTAGTCGAAAATTGACCATAGTGGAATCAATTGATCAGAAGCTGGCTGAATTAACTGAATCCGTTATGGATCAAGAGAAGCAGTCCATTGATATTTTGGGTCTCATCGGTGAAATTAAAGGATTATTAATTAATTTATATACTTAA